A window of the Streptomyces sp. JB150 genome harbors these coding sequences:
- a CDS encoding DNA-directed RNA polymerase subunit beta', giving the protein MLDVNFFDELRIGLATADDIRQWSHGEVKKPETINYRTLKPEKDGLFCEKIFGPTRDWECYCGKYKRVRFKGIICERCGVEVTRAKVRRERMGHIELAAPVTHIWYFKGVPSRLGYLLDLAPKDLEKVIYFAAYMITYVDEERRQRDLPSLEAHVSVERQQIEQRRDADLEARAKKLESDLAELEAEGAKADVRRKVREGAEREMKQLRDRAQREIDRLDEVWNRFKNLKVQDLEGDELLYRELRDRFGTYFDGSMGAAALQKRLESFDLEEEAEKLREIIRTGKGQKKTRALKRLKVVSAFLQTSNSPKGMVLDCVPVIPPDLRPMVQLDGGRFATSDLNDLYRRVINRNNRLKRLLDLGAPEIIVNNEKRMLQEAVDALFDNGRRGRPVTGPGNRPLKSLSDMLKGKQGRFRQNLLGKRVDYSARSVIVVGPQLKLHQCGLPKAMALELFKPFVMKRLVDLNHAQNIKSAKRMVERGRTVVYDVLEEVIAEHPVLLNRAPTLHRLGIQAFEPQLVEGKAIQIHPLVCTAFNADFDGDQMAVHLPLSAEAQAEARILMLSSNNILKPADGRPVTMPTQDMVLGLYFLTTDAEGREIKGEDRAFSSVAEAIMAFDAGELSLQAPVDIRFPVGTIPPRGWEPPAREEGEPEWQQGDSFTLKTTLGRALFNELLPEDYPFVDYEVGKKQLSQIVNDLAERYPKVIVAATLDNLKAAGFYWATRSGVTVAISDVVVPEAKKEIVKGYEAQDEKVQKQYERGLITKDERTQELIAIWTKATNDVAEAMTGNFPKTNPIFMMVNSGARGNMMQMRQIAGMRGLVSNAKNETIPRPIKASFREGLSVLEYFISTHGARKGLADTALRTADSGYLTRRLVDVSQDVIIREEDCGTDRGLRLAIAERGEDGSLIKAENVETSVYARCLAEDIVVDGKVLAPAGTDLGDVLIDELITHGVAEVKTRSVLTCESAVGTCAMCYGRSLATGKLVDIGEAVGIIAAQSIGEPGTQLTMRTFHTGGVAGDDITQGLPRVVELFEARTPKGVAPISEAAGRVRIEETEKTKKIVITPDDGSDEMAYPISKRARLMVSEGEHVEVGQKLTVGATNPHDVLRILGQRAVQVHLVGEVQKVYNSQGVSIHDKHIEIIIRQMLRRVTIIESGDAELLPGELVERSRFEQENRRVVQEGGHPASGRPQLMGITKASLATESWLSAASFQETTRVLTDAAINAKSDSLIGLKENVIIGKLIPAGTGLSRYRNIRVEPTEEAKAAMYSAVGYDDIDYSPFGTGSGQAVPLEDYDYGPYNQ; this is encoded by the coding sequence GTGCTCGACGTCAACTTCTTCGACGAGCTCCGGATCGGCCTGGCCACCGCTGACGACATCCGTCAGTGGAGCCACGGTGAGGTCAAGAAGCCCGAGACCATCAACTACCGCACCCTCAAGCCCGAGAAGGACGGACTCTTCTGCGAGAAGATTTTCGGTCCGACCCGGGACTGGGAGTGCTACTGCGGCAAGTACAAGCGCGTCCGCTTCAAGGGCATCATCTGCGAGCGCTGTGGCGTTGAGGTCACCCGCGCCAAGGTGCGCCGTGAGCGGATGGGCCACATCGAGCTCGCCGCCCCCGTCACGCACATCTGGTACTTCAAGGGCGTCCCGTCGCGCCTCGGCTACCTGCTCGACCTCGCTCCGAAGGACCTGGAGAAGGTCATCTACTTCGCGGCGTACATGATCACGTACGTCGACGAGGAGCGCCGTCAGCGCGACCTGCCGTCGCTGGAGGCCCACGTCTCCGTCGAGCGCCAGCAGATCGAGCAGCGCCGCGACGCCGACCTGGAGGCCCGCGCCAAGAAGCTCGAGTCCGACCTGGCCGAGCTGGAGGCCGAGGGCGCCAAGGCCGACGTGCGTCGCAAGGTGCGCGAGGGTGCCGAGCGCGAGATGAAGCAGCTGCGCGACCGCGCGCAGCGCGAGATCGACCGCCTCGACGAGGTGTGGAACCGCTTCAAGAACCTCAAGGTCCAGGACCTGGAGGGCGACGAGCTGCTCTACCGCGAGCTGCGGGACCGCTTCGGCACGTACTTCGACGGCTCGATGGGTGCCGCGGCGCTGCAGAAGCGCCTGGAGTCCTTCGACCTCGAGGAGGAGGCCGAGAAGCTCCGCGAGATCATCCGCACCGGCAAGGGCCAGAAGAAGACCCGTGCGCTCAAGCGCCTGAAGGTCGTCTCCGCGTTCCTGCAGACCAGCAACAGCCCCAAGGGCATGGTGCTGGACTGCGTGCCGGTCATCCCGCCAGACCTGCGTCCGATGGTGCAGCTGGACGGTGGCCGCTTCGCGACCTCCGACCTGAACGACCTGTACCGCCGTGTCATCAACCGCAACAACCGCCTGAAGCGGCTTCTCGACCTCGGCGCGCCCGAGATCATCGTGAACAACGAGAAGCGCATGCTCCAGGAGGCCGTGGACGCGCTGTTCGACAACGGCCGTCGTGGCCGTCCGGTCACCGGCCCGGGCAACCGTCCGCTGAAGTCCCTCAGCGACATGCTGAAGGGCAAGCAGGGCCGCTTCCGCCAGAACCTGCTCGGCAAGCGTGTGGACTACTCCGCGCGTTCCGTGATCGTCGTCGGTCCGCAGCTGAAGCTGCACCAGTGCGGTCTGCCCAAGGCGATGGCGCTGGAGCTGTTCAAGCCGTTCGTGATGAAGCGCCTGGTCGACCTGAACCACGCGCAGAACATCAAGAGCGCCAAGCGCATGGTGGAGCGCGGCCGCACGGTCGTGTACGACGTCCTCGAAGAGGTCATCGCCGAGCACCCGGTGCTGCTGAACCGTGCTCCCACCCTGCACCGCCTCGGCATCCAGGCCTTCGAGCCGCAGCTGGTCGAGGGCAAGGCCATCCAGATCCACCCGCTCGTGTGCACCGCGTTCAACGCGGACTTCGACGGTGACCAGATGGCCGTGCACCTGCCGCTGTCCGCGGAGGCGCAGGCCGAGGCCCGCATCCTGATGCTGTCCTCGAACAACATCCTCAAGCCCGCCGACGGCCGTCCGGTGACGATGCCGACCCAGGACATGGTGCTGGGTCTGTACTTCCTCACCACGGACGCCGAGGGCCGCGAGATCAAGGGCGAGGACCGCGCGTTCTCCTCGGTCGCCGAGGCGATCATGGCGTTCGACGCCGGCGAGCTGTCGCTCCAGGCGCCGGTCGACATCCGCTTCCCGGTGGGCACCATCCCGCCGCGCGGCTGGGAGCCGCCGGCCCGCGAGGAGGGCGAGCCGGAGTGGCAGCAGGGTGACAGCTTCACCCTGAAGACCACGCTGGGCCGCGCGCTCTTCAACGAGCTGCTGCCCGAGGACTACCCGTTCGTCGACTACGAGGTCGGCAAGAAGCAGCTCTCCCAGATCGTCAACGACCTGGCGGAGCGCTACCCGAAGGTCATCGTGGCGGCGACGCTCGACAACCTGAAGGCGGCCGGCTTCTACTGGGCGACCCGTTCCGGTGTCACCGTGGCCATCTCCGACGTCGTCGTCCCCGAGGCGAAGAAGGAGATCGTCAAGGGCTACGAGGCGCAGGACGAGAAGGTCCAGAAGCAGTACGAGCGCGGTCTGATCACGAAGGACGAGCGGACCCAGGAGCTCATCGCGATCTGGACCAAGGCCACCAACGACGTGGCCGAGGCCATGACGGGCAACTTCCCGAAGACCAACCCGATCTTCATGATGGTCAACTCGGGTGCCCGAGGAAACATGATGCAGATGCGTCAGATCGCCGGTATGCGCGGTCTGGTGTCGAACGCGAAGAACGAGACCATCCCGCGGCCCATCAAGGCGTCGTTCCGTGAGGGTCTGTCCGTGCTGGAGTACTTCATCTCCACCCACGGTGCCCGTAAGGGTCTCGCCGACACCGCCCTGCGTACCGCCGACTCGGGTTACCTCACCCGTCGTCTGGTCGACGTCTCCCAGGACGTCATCATCCGCGAGGAGGACTGCGGCACCGACCGCGGTCTGCGCCTGGCGATCGCCGAGCGCGGCGAGGACGGCTCGCTCATCAAGGCCGAGAACGTCGAGACGTCCGTGTACGCGCGCTGCCTCGCCGAGGACATCGTCGTGGACGGCAAGGTGCTGGCCCCGGCCGGCACCGACCTGGGCGACGTGCTCATCGACGAGCTGATCACCCACGGCGTCGCCGAGGTCAAGACCCGCTCGGTCCTGACCTGTGAGTCCGCGGTCGGCACCTGCGCCATGTGCTACGGCCGTTCGCTGGCCACCGGCAAGCTGGTCGACATCGGTGAGGCGGTCGGCATCATCGCCGCCCAGTCCATCGGTGAGCCCGGTACCCAGCTGACGATGCGTACCTTCCACACCGGTGGTGTGGCCGGTGACGACATCACCCAGGGTCTGCCGCGTGTCGTCGAGCTCTTCGAGGCCCGTACCCCGAAGGGTGTCGCCCCGATCTCCGAGGCCGCCGGCCGCGTGCGGATCGAGGAGACCGAGAAGACCAAGAAGATCGTCATCACGCCGGACGACGGCAGCGACGAGATGGCCTACCCCATCTCCAAGCGCGCCCGTCTGATGGTCAGCGAGGGCGAGCACGTCGAGGTGGGCCAGAAGCTCACCGTGGGTGCCACCAACCCGCACGACGTGCTGCGCATCCTGGGCCAGCGTGCCGTTCAGGTCCACCTGGTCGGCGAGGTCCAGAAGGTGTACAACTCGCAGGGTGTGTCGATCCACGACAAGCACATCGAGATCATCATCCGGCAGATGCTGCGCCGCGTGACGATCATCGAGTCCGGCGACGCCGAGCTGCTGCCCGGCGAGCTGGTCGAGCGCTCCCGCTTCGAGCAGGAGAACCGTCGTGTGGTCCAGGAGGGCGGTCACCCGGCCTCCGGTCGTCCGCAGCTGATGGGTATCACCAAGGCCTCGCTGGCGACGGAATCCTGGCTGTCGGCCGCCTCCTTCCAGGAGACGACCCGAGTCCTGACGGACGCGGCGATCAACGCCAAGTCCGACAGCCTCATCGGCCTCAAGGAGAACGTCATCATCGGTAAGCTCATCCCGGCCGGTACGGGTCTGTCCCGCTACCGCAACATCCGGGTCGAGCCGACCGAGGAGGCCAAGGCCGCGATGTACTCGGCCGTCGGCTACGACGACATCGACTACTCGCCGTTCGGCACGGGCTCCGGCCAGGCCGTTCCGCTGGAGGACTACGACTACGGTCCGTACAACCAGTAA
- a CDS encoding M48 family metalloprotease: protein MTQPPDPAAVPEPPYPAAPPPPRYPTAAPPPQYSSAPSPPQYPTAVPPAYSTPLPPAYPTAPSPAYPAAGPTPPVHPAGPGTPPPAGTAGVAPGVTAAVPSQPTGAPDDLDYRHAGSRIHVAEHQRGADATAIGRLLIHVPGLLVSLAVVATVAEALAGPAGAWVTVLLWLASGAFVFHRPTELAFARHVLTLRAPLADERARLEPVWREVTARAGIEAHSYELMVENSTELNASAVAGHVVSVTTYALNEIPSSNLAAVLAHELGHHTGGHAWAGLLGYWYSLPGRAAWALTKRLARFALVIASVFSAAATGVLVLFMGVLLTAGMLVVPYITVPLVLAPYLLAYMGRKGELRADQQAADLGFAGQMTQVLYRLQAEEDALEAHARATGQRLEKPGRLARLLSTHPDNPTRIRALEPYLRTGL from the coding sequence ATGACACAGCCACCGGACCCGGCCGCCGTACCGGAACCCCCGTACCCGGCCGCCCCGCCGCCACCGCGGTATCCGACGGCCGCACCGCCCCCGCAGTACTCTTCCGCCCCGTCGCCCCCTCAGTACCCGACGGCCGTCCCACCGGCGTACTCGACGCCCCTGCCCCCGGCGTATCCGACCGCCCCGTCCCCCGCGTACCCGGCCGCCGGCCCCACCCCGCCCGTCCACCCGGCCGGCCCCGGCACCCCACCGCCCGCCGGTACCGCCGGCGTCGCCCCCGGCGTCACCGCCGCCGTCCCGTCACAGCCCACCGGAGCCCCCGACGACCTCGACTACCGTCACGCCGGCTCCCGTATCCATGTGGCCGAGCACCAGCGCGGCGCGGACGCCACCGCGATCGGGCGGCTGCTGATCCACGTACCGGGCCTGCTGGTGAGCCTGGCCGTGGTGGCCACCGTCGCCGAGGCCCTGGCCGGCCCGGCCGGTGCCTGGGTGACCGTCCTGCTGTGGCTGGCCTCCGGCGCGTTCGTCTTCCACCGGCCCACCGAGCTGGCCTTCGCCCGCCACGTCCTCACGCTGCGCGCCCCGCTGGCCGACGAGCGGGCCCGGCTGGAGCCCGTCTGGCGCGAGGTCACCGCCCGCGCGGGCATCGAGGCCCACTCCTACGAGCTGATGGTCGAGAACAGCACCGAGCTGAACGCGTCCGCCGTCGCCGGTCACGTCGTCAGCGTCACCACGTACGCCCTCAACGAGATACCGAGCAGCAACCTCGCCGCCGTACTCGCCCACGAACTCGGCCATCACACCGGCGGTCACGCCTGGGCCGGCCTGCTCGGCTACTGGTACTCCCTGCCGGGCCGCGCCGCCTGGGCGCTGACCAAGCGCCTCGCCCGGTTCGCGCTCGTCATCGCCAGTGTCTTCTCGGCGGCGGCCACCGGAGTCCTGGTGCTGTTCATGGGGGTCCTCCTGACGGCGGGCATGCTGGTGGTCCCGTACATCACCGTCCCGCTGGTCCTCGCCCCCTACCTGCTGGCCTACATGGGCCGCAAGGGCGAGCTGCGCGCCGACCAGCAGGCCGCCGACCTGGGCTTCGCCGGTCAGATGACACAGGTGCTGTACCGGTTGCAGGCCGAGGAGGACGCCCTGGAGGCGCACGCGCGGGCGACGGGGCAGCGGCTGGAGAAGCCGGGCAGACTGGCCCGCCTGCTGTCCACGCACCCCGACAACCCCACCCGCATCCGGGCCCTGGAGCCCTATCTGCGCACCGGCCTCTGA
- a CDS encoding Pycsar system effector family protein has product MRAEIARADSKAAVLVAALGITAGVCSGLMAGRKWSPQDLSAGGAVLWWAGILSFALSLLALLLAVLPRYGKDGWAPGRPLCYFGDVQRAVRDGQLADALADTARDPAGGHLVALTETSRIAARKHQWIRTGLIAFCAGTVLLPAGLLAG; this is encoded by the coding sequence ATGCGCGCGGAGATAGCACGGGCGGACAGCAAGGCGGCGGTGCTGGTGGCGGCGCTCGGCATCACCGCCGGGGTGTGCAGCGGGCTGATGGCCGGGCGCAAGTGGAGCCCGCAGGACCTCTCGGCGGGGGGCGCGGTGCTGTGGTGGGCCGGGATCCTGTCGTTCGCCCTGTCCCTGCTCGCGCTGCTGCTGGCCGTGCTGCCCCGCTACGGCAAGGACGGCTGGGCCCCCGGCCGCCCCCTCTGCTACTTCGGCGACGTCCAGCGCGCCGTACGCGACGGACAGCTGGCCGACGCGCTCGCCGACACCGCCCGCGACCCGGCCGGCGGGCACCTGGTCGCCCTGACCGAGACCAGCCGTATCGCCGCCCGCAAGCACCAGTGGATCCGCACCGGCCTGATCGCCTTCTGCGCCGGGACGGTCCTGCTGCCCGCGGGCCTGCTGGCCGGCTGA
- a CDS encoding PE-PGRS family protein, which translates to MADFRRQPEWQQSADRHSTLIDPVLTVRPVSRFDYAARRPVTAIDHALVFATATGTYDVYIPPHRPTRAQAATRRYASVYEVDMGSHPVRLDLDLPSDDDAFSFGATADLTWRVADPEAYVRSGERDVPTRLARELQQFARPVSRRFSIEDSPAAESAVQQAVASGSFAAGIGLAVTCVMRLRLDDGAIEHRRRRRELRYSTELLDPEHEFRMRQAQQQHELEMLRQRQYQQLVAEKIHFYQYHLQHGGVGAWALHLAAHPEDTRLVIDNIHRDQLTYIKDQLELMSGDELEDYEKAASLKQIRQEVDDLIQRRSAAPGAPGELPTGPPPGGPYGAEDPAAPAAAPAATGGPAPVTPPPPPAYAPAPSAAPAAPAVPPPPRPPDREAAEPGSGPA; encoded by the coding sequence ATGGCGGACTTCCGCCGTCAGCCGGAGTGGCAGCAATCCGCCGACCGGCACAGCACCCTGATCGACCCCGTGCTCACCGTGCGGCCGGTCTCCCGGTTCGACTACGCCGCCCGGCGTCCGGTCACCGCGATCGACCACGCACTGGTGTTCGCCACGGCGACCGGCACGTACGACGTCTACATCCCGCCGCACCGGCCCACCCGCGCACAGGCGGCCACCCGCCGCTACGCCTCGGTGTACGAGGTCGACATGGGCAGCCACCCGGTGCGGCTGGATCTCGATCTGCCCAGCGACGACGACGCGTTCTCGTTCGGCGCGACCGCCGATCTGACCTGGCGGGTCGCCGATCCGGAGGCGTACGTGCGCAGCGGTGAGCGGGACGTGCCCACCCGACTGGCCCGGGAGCTCCAGCAGTTCGCCCGCCCGGTCAGCCGGCGCTTCTCCATCGAGGACAGCCCGGCCGCCGAGAGCGCCGTGCAGCAGGCCGTCGCCTCCGGCTCCTTCGCGGCGGGCATCGGGCTCGCCGTCACCTGCGTGATGCGGCTGAGGCTGGACGACGGGGCGATCGAGCACCGGCGCAGGCGCCGGGAGCTGCGCTACAGCACCGAACTGCTGGACCCCGAGCACGAGTTCCGGATGCGGCAGGCGCAGCAGCAGCACGAACTGGAGATGCTGCGCCAGCGGCAGTACCAGCAGCTGGTGGCCGAGAAGATCCACTTCTACCAGTACCACCTCCAGCACGGCGGCGTCGGCGCGTGGGCGCTGCACCTGGCCGCGCACCCCGAGGACACCCGGCTGGTGATCGACAACATCCACCGGGACCAGCTGACGTACATCAAGGACCAGCTGGAGCTGATGAGCGGCGACGAGCTGGAGGACTACGAGAAGGCCGCCTCGCTCAAGCAGATCCGCCAGGAGGTCGACGACCTGATCCAGCGCCGGTCGGCCGCCCCGGGGGCTCCGGGCGAACTGCCCACCGGCCCGCCTCCCGGAGGGCCGTACGGCGCGGAGGACCCGGCGGCGCCCGCGGCCGCCCCCGCTGCCACGGGAGGCCCCGCGCCCGTCACACCGCCACCGCCCCCGGCGTACGCCCCTGCCCCGTCGGCCGCCCCCGCCGCACCGGCCGTCCCCCCGCCGCCGCGGCCGCCGGACCGTGAAGCCGCGGAGCCGGGATCGGGACCGGCGTGA
- a CDS encoding Crp/Fnr family transcriptional regulator: MRTAAYPLDDGGDGGLDDRVPFLARLESEDRTALLSLGRELVFAPRVILLHQREPSSHVLFLVEGWTKVTASAANGYEALLALRGPGDIVGESAALTGRPRSATVTALEAVRAVALEHERFKDFLNRSPTVSFALLGLTSDRTRAADRRRLEFASMNVRERLAVLLLDLARTHGRSGPDGIEVCVPLSKQELAGSIGASREMVQRLLKELREKDVVATGRRTLLILRPGVLRRIAATGRPTPGIPAPPGPYED; the protein is encoded by the coding sequence ATGAGGACGGCCGCGTACCCACTGGACGACGGAGGCGACGGTGGCCTCGACGACCGGGTGCCCTTCCTGGCCCGGCTGGAGAGCGAGGACCGCACCGCCCTGCTCTCCCTCGGCCGCGAGCTGGTGTTCGCCCCGCGGGTGATCCTGCTGCACCAGCGCGAACCCTCCTCGCACGTCCTCTTCCTGGTCGAGGGCTGGACGAAGGTCACCGCGTCCGCCGCCAACGGCTACGAGGCGCTGCTCGCGCTGCGCGGCCCCGGCGACATCGTCGGCGAGTCGGCCGCGCTCACCGGCCGGCCCCGGTCGGCGACGGTGACCGCGCTGGAGGCGGTCCGGGCGGTGGCGCTGGAGCACGAGCGGTTCAAGGACTTCCTCAACCGCTCCCCCACCGTCTCGTTCGCCCTGCTCGGCCTCACCTCGGACCGCACCCGGGCGGCCGACCGGCGCCGGCTGGAGTTCGCCTCGATGAACGTCCGGGAACGTCTCGCCGTCCTCCTGCTGGACCTGGCCCGCACCCACGGCCGGAGCGGCCCCGACGGCATCGAGGTGTGCGTACCGCTGAGCAAGCAGGAGCTGGCGGGCTCGATCGGCGCGTCCCGCGAGATGGTGCAGCGGCTGCTGAAGGAGCTGCGCGAAAAGGACGTCGTCGCCACCGGGCGGCGCACCCTGCTCATCCTCCGCCCCGGCGTCCTGCGCCGTATCGCGGCCACGGGCCGCCCCACGCCGGGTATCCCCGCACCGCCGGGTCCCTACGAGGACTGA
- a CDS encoding DUF1707 and DUF4190 domain-containing protein, translating into MSQLPYPPWQPWEGQRVPQSWAGHRAPSMLASHAERERAVDVLRAGYAEGRMEHEEFGKRVARAYAARTVGELAVLVADLPQGPVERPAPAVPATFAPVARARTNGKAVGAALCGLLCVPTFGLTGIPAVVLGHMARSEIRHSGEGGDGLALTGLVLGWLYTAGWALVMVLVAAVTVTVG; encoded by the coding sequence GTGTCGCAGTTGCCGTATCCGCCGTGGCAGCCCTGGGAGGGGCAGCGCGTTCCGCAGTCGTGGGCCGGTCACCGGGCCCCGTCGATGCTCGCGTCGCACGCCGAGCGGGAGCGGGCCGTGGACGTCCTCAGAGCGGGGTACGCCGAGGGGCGGATGGAGCACGAGGAGTTCGGCAAGCGGGTCGCGCGGGCCTACGCGGCGCGTACGGTGGGGGAGCTGGCGGTGCTCGTCGCCGATCTGCCGCAGGGACCGGTGGAGCGGCCGGCGCCGGCGGTTCCGGCGACGTTCGCGCCGGTTGCGCGGGCGCGGACGAACGGGAAGGCCGTCGGTGCCGCCCTGTGCGGGCTGCTGTGTGTGCCGACCTTCGGGCTCACCGGGATCCCGGCGGTGGTGCTGGGGCACATGGCGCGCTCCGAGATCCGGCACTCCGGGGAAGGCGGTGACGGGCTCGCCCTCACCGGGCTGGTCCTCGGGTGGTTGTACACGGCGGGCTGGGCACTCGTGATGGTGCTGGTGGCCGCCGTGACCGTCACGGTCGGCTGA
- the rpsL gene encoding 30S ribosomal protein S12 → MPTIQQLVRKGRQDKVEKNKTPALEGSPQRRGVCTRVFTTTPKKPNSALRKVARVRLTSGIEVTAYIPGEGHNLQEHSIVLVRGGRVKDLPGVRYKIIRGSLDTQGVKNRKQARSRYGAKKEK, encoded by the coding sequence GTGCCTACGATCCAGCAGCTGGTCCGCAAGGGCCGGCAGGACAAGGTCGAGAAGAACAAGACGCCCGCACTCGAGGGTTCCCCTCAGCGTCGCGGCGTCTGCACGCGTGTGTTCACGACCACCCCGAAGAAGCCGAACTCGGCCCTCCGCAAGGTCGCGCGTGTGCGTCTGACCAGCGGGATCGAGGTCACGGCCTACATTCCGGGTGAGGGACACAACCTGCAGGAGCACTCCATCGTGCTCGTGCGCGGCGGCCGTGTGAAGGACCTGCCGGGTGTTCGCTACAAGATCATCCGCGGCTCGCTCGACACCCAGGGTGTCAAGAACCGCAAGCAGGCCCGCAGCCGTTACGGCGCCAAGAAGGAGAAGTAA
- the rpsG gene encoding 30S ribosomal protein S7, with protein MPRKGPAPKRPVIVDPVYGSPLVTSLINKVLLNGKRSTAERIVYGAMEGLREKTGNDPVITLKRALENIKPTLEVKSRRVGGATYQVPVEVKPGRANTLALRWLVGYSRARREKTMTERLLNELLDASNGLGAAVKKREDTHKMAESNKAFAHYRW; from the coding sequence ATGCCTCGTAAGGGCCCCGCCCCGAAGCGTCCGGTCATCGTCGACCCGGTCTACGGCTCCCCTCTGGTGACCTCCCTGATCAACAAGGTGCTGCTGAACGGCAAGCGCTCCACCGCCGAGCGCATCGTCTACGGCGCCATGGAGGGCCTGCGCGAGAAGACCGGCAACGACCCGGTCATCACGCTGAAGCGCGCTCTCGAGAACATCAAGCCGACCCTCGAGGTCAAGTCCCGCCGTGTCGGTGGCGCCACCTACCAGGTCCCGGTCGAGGTCAAGCCCGGCCGTGCCAACACCCTGGCGCTGCGCTGGCTGGTCGGTTACTCCCGCGCCCGTCGCGAGAAGACCATGACCGAGCGTCTGCTCAACGAGCTCCTCGACGCGTCCAACGGCCTCGGTGCCGCTGTGAAGAAGCGCGAGGACACGCACAAGATGGCCGAGTCCAACAAGGCCTTCGCGCACTACCGCTGGTAG